In Torulaspora globosa chromosome 1, complete sequence, a genomic segment contains:
- the UMP1 gene encoding Ump1p (ancestral locus Anc_8.586) translates to MPSNAIPQLNDPVQRLDQQKLPVAGALHLRDRHHTVLAFPVLVVGQRLETVARRGVEHPDQSIVRPRAHDRRVIRRDVDRHHRFRMSSDRSHHCPVQNVPDLDTLVHRRRKQQIPLLVEAQRHHRRSMAHQPVQRPVRQMRYLNSEVIGRRSDALPVRRPADIRDRPHMRRTHHQGLFQLFHLEHQHHCPLNHRQSPAMRRELRCRRQPPALPQRGHLSLDPEHPQRHTAPQDLPIAANRRLNLLLEPDGLIGISGHVTTLIRAIRWQMATWASDDHSCSEATTKIPLDRTATMNIAPSSNYKSSVSTADHQETSSNALSALPDTFRRQEGGAVPLSSQLSDRHPLETRVQNWEQTQRSRQLEQYRQIFGIAEPMKRVMQLEIVDRTDFNPLNQTALHRDILLNKEASVDWEDVYPGTGLRSGNVLGDDVHASIERSTGI, encoded by the coding sequence ATGCCCTCGAACGCAATCCCACAGCTTAACGATCCCGTCCAGCGACTTGACCAGCAGAAACTTCCCGTTGCGGGAGCACTTCACCTGCGAGATCGGCACCACACCGTTCTCGCTTTTCCAGTCCTTGTCGTAGGTCAACGTCTTGAGACAGTGGCCCGTAGAGGTGTCGAACACCCTGATCAGTCCATCGTACGACCCCGAGCACACGATCGACGAGTCATCCGCCGGGATGTCGATCGACACCACCGCTTCCGAATGAGCAGCGATCGTTCTCATCACTGCCCCGTTCAGAACGTCCCAGATCTTGATACTCTCGTCCATCGACGACGAAAACAGCAGATTCCCCTTCTCGTTGAAGCACAGCGACACCACCGGCGCAGTATGGCCCACCAGCCGGTGCAGCGGCCCGTACGCCAGATGCGTTATCTCAATAGTGAAGTCATCGGACGCCGTAGCGATGCATTGCCCGTCCGGCGACCAGCAGACATCCGAGACCGGCCTCACATGCGACGTACGCACCACCAAGGGCTCTTCCAACTCTTCCACCTCGAACACCAGCACCACTGTCCCTTGAACCACCGCCAGTCGCCTGCCATGCGGCGAGAACTTCGCTGCCGTCGCCAGCCCCCGGCCCTCCCGCAGCGTGGGCACCTTAGCCTTGATCCGGAACATCCACAGCGACACACAGCGCCCCAGGATCTGCCAATCGCTGCCAATCGCCGTCTTAACCTGCTCTTAGAGCCCGATGGGCTCATTGGAATTTCCGGTCACGTGACCACGCTTATACGCGCTATAAGGTGGCAAATGGCCACCTGGGCCTCTGACGACCACTCTTGCAGCGAAGCAACCACAAAGATCCCGCTTGATCGAACCGCTACGATGAATATCGCCCCCTCGTCCAACTACAAGAGCAGCGTCTCGACCGCCGACCACCAGGAGACCAGTTCCAACGCCCTAAGTGCGCTCCCCGACACGTTCCGCAGACAGGAGGGAGGAGCAGTGCCGCTATCGTCGCAGCTCAGCGACAGACACCCGCTGGAGACGCGTGTGCAGAACTGGGAGCAGACCCAGAGGAGCCGCCAGCTCGAACAGTACCGACAGATCTTCGGGATCGCGGAGCCCATGAAGCGCGTCATGCAGCTCGAAATAGTGGACCGCACAGACTTCAACCCGCTCAACCAGACAGCGCTGCACCGCGACATCCTGCTCAACAAGGAGGCGTCCGTCGACTGGGAAGACGTGTACCCTGGCACGGGACTGCGTAGCGGGAACGTACTTGGCGACGACGTCCACGCCAGCATCGAGCGCAGCACCGGCATCTGA
- a CDS encoding uncharacterized protein (ancestral locus Anc_8.587), which yields MNYQSAYQGPLNGMDYQFQNLKIDGSGRGTPLAEAIGTQFGSARGWRSGVGGDVGLHESGSSSPYPSQLGTPSMLGGSAKVAGAVPLHQAGMGHGFGSFPAAPESQWRYVDTQGQIQGPFASNSMSQWYASGYFQQSLQISRVGTSFEPFGINDSFITLGELIAKVNDFQDPFLAFDRVLASMNSAAVVAGPGIDMSLLRQQPVAKQAPVARVESTDFTHDQILGLEDSDGGRYREVVVQIPVSKKNLEKLQPEVKIDTTVPSGQAELVPAPAVQQEQATDPSTAGTEPVKAEDPELKRQRKAEEMARKLLEEQQRLEEEQKRKEELRKLKKQQKQKTKSQKFDSKTEESGSTEAVHIETGSESSAPKTPMAPWAKKAGVMETPKISIPELQRREEQELAKKQQERQRLEQAAALQLQEQVLKEEKAQKEMKSVLTWANKPAPPPVAVDLKATKSKTTTPGNKKANAAVKDETPDEFSDPSFLKEQAKLWENAQREKARRQATSAAGTIHADSGNDWITISAKSNHSNNNQQKVVNQPKSYINPDKLRAVGGTVNRQIGSSTSIPSLKAKYNAPVAYPGNNSISVRQDFLRWCKSQMKLNPSVEAKSVLEVLLSLPAGPEAKEIIADTIYSNSSTMDGRRFATEFIKRRVECEKLVKDPLTWSEALALPEGNEDDWEFQVVSKKKGRKHRAD from the coding sequence ATGAACTATCAATCAGCGTATCAGGGCCCGCTGAACGGGATGGATTACCAGTTccagaacttgaagattgATGGATCGGGCCGTGGAACGCCGCTAGCGGAGGCCATTGGGACGCAGTTTGGGTCAGCGCGCGGCTGGCGGAGCGGTGTTGGCGGCGATGTCGGATTGCATGAGTCGGGGTCGTCGTCGCCGTACCCGTCGCAGTTGGGGACGCCGTCGATGCTGGGAGGGTCAGCAAAGGTGGCGGGAGCTGTGCCGCTGCATCAGGCGGGCATGGGCCACGGGTTTGGGTCGTTTCCGGCGGCGCCGGAATCGCAGTGGCGATACGTCGACACGCAGGGCCAGATCCAGGGTCCGTTCGCGTCGAACAGCATGTCTCAGTGGTACGCTTCCGGGTATTTCCAGCAGAGCTTGCAAATCTCGAGGGTGGGCACGTCGTTCGAGCCGTTTGGGATTAACGACAGCTTCATCACGCTGGGCGAGTTGATTGCCAAGGTCAACGATTTCCAGGATcctttcttggctttcGACCGGGTTCTCGCGTCCATGAATAGCGCTGCTGTTGTGGCGGGGCCCGGCATCGACATGTCCCTGTTGCGGCAACAGCCTGTCGCAAAACAGGCTCCAGTGGCAAGAGTCGAAAGCACGGACTTCACCCATGACCAGATTTTGGGCTTGGAGGACAGCGACGGTGGCCGGTACCGCGAGGTGGTAGTTCAGATCCCCgtgagcaagaagaatttGGAGAAGCTGCAGCCGGAAGTCAAGATTGACACCACCGTTCCAAGCGGCCAGGCAGAGCTGGTGCCTGCACCCGCTGTGCAACAAGAGCAGGCTACGGATCCTTCTACCGCTGGAACTGAACCTGTGAAAGCCGAGGATCCGGAGCTTAAACGTCAGAGAAAGGCCGAGGAAATGGCCAGGAAATTGCTGgaagaacagcagagactggaggaagagcagaagCGCAAGGAGGAACTACGTAAACTCAAGAAACAACAGAAGCAGAAAACCAAAAGCCAGAAATTTGATTCCAAAACAGAGGAGAGCGGTTCCACGGAGGCTGTTCACATTGAAACTGGTTCTGAGAGTTCAGCACCAAAGACGCCAATGGCGCCTTGGGCAAAGAAGGCTGGCGTCATGGAGACACCAAAGATCTCGATTCCCGAATTGCAAAGAAGGGAAGAGCAGGaattggccaagaagcaaCAAGAACGTCAGCGCCTAGAGCAAGCAGCTGCTCTCCAGCTGCAAGAACAGGTTTTGAAGGAGGAGAAAGCTCAAAAGGAAATGAAATCTGTGCTTACTTGGGCCAACAAACCCGCTCCACCAcctgttgctgttgatcTGAAGGCCACAAAATCGAAAACTACAACGCCAGGCAACAAGAAGGCAAATGCGGCGGTCAAGGATGAAACCCCTGATGAATTCAGTGATCCAAGCTTCCTGAAAGAGCAAGCCAAATTGTGGGAAAATGCCCAACGCGAGAAGGCAAGACGCCAAGCAACCAGTGCGGCGGGCACGATACATGCAGACAGCGGCAACGATTGGATTACAATCTCCGCCAAGTCTAATCACTCCAACAACAACCAACAGAAAGTTGTCAACCAGCCCAAGTCGTATATCAATCCTGACAAACTGAGAGCCGTCGGAGGTACCGTAAACAGACAGATCGGTTCCTCTACTAGTATTCCAAGTCTCAAAGCCAAATACAATGCACCTGTCGCCTATCCAGGTAACAACTCGATTTCCGTTCGTCAGGACTTCTTGAGATGGTGTAAGTCCCAAATGAAACTGAATCCTAGCGTCGAGGCTAAGAGCGTCTTGGAGGTCCTCCTAAGTTTACCCGCTGGCCCAGAGGCAAAGGAGATTATCGCCGACACGATCTACTCCAACAGCAGCACGATGGACGGCAGACGTTTTGCCACTgagttcatcaagagaCGTGTCGAATGTGAGAAATTGGTCAAAGATCCGTTGACCTGGAGCGAAGCGCTCGCCTTGCCCGAGGGCAACGAGGATGACTGGGAATTCCAAGTCGTCAGCAAGAAAAAGGGAAGAAAGCACAGAGCTGACTAA
- the SEC66 gene encoding Sec63 complex subunit SEC66 (ancestral locus Anc_8.588) has product MSFNGSSGGNSTFFEAEEHVETKVVPVYTPLIYGAVLIVYLMIFASQYRKRRIKALTELPSIFDENDARELYFQVKQLGEEQSVHEKVMKAVLLNRGAEAIRRSFKLKELEPQIDILYKNGSIGEEYWQRYQNEVKLTEVEFKEALQEAENLQPGWSQLFVAVCKEICFNQALSRRYNSIFKRKEVCIKEWELKLNDDGRLIQ; this is encoded by the coding sequence ATGTCCTTCAACGGATCTAGCGGTGGGAACAGTACGTTCTTTgaggctgaagaacatGTCGAGACCAAAGTGGTGCCGGTGTACACTCCTCTCATCTACGGTGCGGTTTTAATCGTATATTTGATGATATTTGCATCTCAGTACAGGAAGAGACGGATCAAGGCATTGACGGAGCTACCTTCTATCTTTGACGAGAACGATGCCAGAGAGCTGTATTTCCAGGTTAAGCAGTTGGGTGAGGAACAGTCGGTTCACGAAAAAGTGATGAAAGCAGTGCTGCTGAATAGAGGAGCTGAAGCTATTAGACGGTCGttcaaattgaaggaaCTGGAGCCCCAGATTGACATACTCTATAAGAATGGGTCAATTGGCGAAGAGTACTGGCAGCGGTACCAAAATGAAGTGAAACTTACAGAGGTTGAGTTTAAAGAAGCGTTGCAAGAGGCAGAAAACCTGCAGCCAGGTTGGTCGCAACTGTTCGTCGCTGTTTGCAAAGAGATCTGCTTCAATCAAGCGCTTTCTAGACGCTACAACTCGATCTTCAAGCGCAAGGAAGTTTGCATCAAGGAGTGGGAGTTGAAGCTTAACGATGACGGCAGATTGATTCAATAG
- the NPL4 gene encoding nuclear protein localization protein 4 (ancestral locus Anc_8.589), translating into MIVRFRTRNGMQRISCQEGESFGSVIEKLVPSLGPQVDMETLTVGERQGEAKQPVAGLLDRSVSDLGLKHGDIVYVAYQEKPAEESAKVDSASRSVQVSGGTPEPLSVKELPVDEALEKKDGLIPRKRSSLCKHGDRAMCEYCSPLPPWDKEYHKERNIKHISFHSYLKQLNEHTNKANGSSYIAPLSQSNFKIDRNCHNGHLPWPRGICSKCQPSAITLQQQEFRMVDHVEFQRSDIINEFIQAWRETGTQRFGYLYGAYQEYDATPLGTKAVVEGIFEPAQHDEQDGLTLDVEQMSQEMQKIDSLAEQMGLQRIGLIFTDLSDAGFGDGSVLCKRHKDSFFLSSLEIIMAAKHQVRHPNVSKFSEQGVFSSKFVTCVVSGNLESEIDIASYQVSTSAEALVEADMISGCTHPSMAYINDTTSERYVPEIFYMKQNEYGLTVKENAKPAFPVDYLLVSLTHGFPKDAAENKPLFATAAGFPWANRQAMGRSQDYHELKRYLLPAASGNDLKTLHDKISNFQLLLYVHSLEVLSSQEWALLVAAATTNDYEHSMLLLTSSPGWQTLVMILQQS; encoded by the coding sequence ATGATTGTTAGATTCAGAACCAGGAATGGGATGCAAAGGATCAGttgtcaagaaggagaGTCTTTTGGCAGCGTTATTGAGAAATTGGTGCCCAGTCTAGGTCCGCAGGTAGACATGGAGACCTTAACTGTCGGTGAGAGGCAAGGGGAAGCAAAGCAGCCAGTGGCAGGTCTTCTTGACCGTTCTGTCAGTGATCTGGGATTGAAACACGGTGACATAGTCTACGTGGCGTACCAGGAAAAGCCAGCTGAAGAGTCCGCAAAGGTAGACAGTGCTTCCCGGTCTGTGCAAGTAAGTGGTGGTACTCCTGAGCCACTTAGCGTGAAGGAGCTGCCAGTTGATGAGGcattggagaagaaggacggTCTGATACCACGTAAGAGATCCAGTTTGTGTAAGCATGGGGATCGCGCAATGTGCGAGTACTGTTCACCGTTGCCACCTTGGGACAAGGAATACCACAAAGAGCGCAACATCAAGCACATATCGTTCCATTCGTACTTAAAGCAGCTGAATGAGCATACCAATAAGGCCAACGGCAGCTCTTATATCGCCCCACTGTCGCAGTCCAACTTCAAGATCGACAGGAACTGTCATAACGGCCACCTGCCCTGGCCGCGCGGAATATGCTCCAAGTGCCAGCCGTCAGCCATCActttgcagcagcaggagtTTAGAATGGTCGATCATGTCGAGTTCCAGCGTAGCGATATCATCAACGAGTTCATCCAAGCATGGAGAGAAACTGGTACCCAGAGATTTGGCTACCTGTATGGGGCATACCAGGAGTACGATGCAACGCCTTTGGGGACCAAGGCTGTCGTGGAGGGCATCTTTGAGCCCGCTCAGCACGACGAACAGGATGGCCTAACCCTAGACGTCGAACAGATGTCGCAAGAGATGCAGAAGATCGACTCGCTTGCCGAGCAGATGGGTCTACAAAGGATAGGGCTGATCTTCACTGATTTAAGTGACGCGGGGTTCGGCGATGGTTCAGTGTTGTGTAAAAGACACAAGgattctttctttctgtcATCGCTGGAAATAATCATGGCCGCCAAGCACCAGGTGAGACACCCGAACGTGAGCAAGTTCAGCGAGCAGGGTGTCTTCTCGTCTAAATTCGTCACCTGCGTTGTGTCTGGTAATCTCGAGAGTGAGATCGACATCGCATCCTACCAGGTCTCCACGAGCGCGGAGGCCCTTGTCGAAGCTGACATGATCAGTGGTTGCACGCATCCTTCCATGGCTTACATCAATGATACAACGTCTGAGAGATACGTACCGGAAATTTTCTACATGAAGCAAAACGAGTACGGTCTGACAGTCAAGGAGAACGCCAAGCCAGCGTTCCCCGTCGACTATCTGCTGGTATCGCTTACTCACGGTTTCCCCAAGGACGCCGCTGAGAACAAGCCTCTTTTCGCCACCGCTGCCGGATTTCCCTGGGCTAACCGCCAGGCAATGGGCCGGTCGCAGGATTACCACGAACTGAAACGCTACTTGCTGCCTGCCGCCAGCGGCAACGACCTCAAAACACTACACGACAAGATATCGAAtttccagctgcttctctaCGTACACTCGCTTGAAGTGCTGTCCTCACAAGAATGGGCGCTGCTCGTCGCCGCGGCAACTACCAATGACTACGAGCATTcaatgctgctgctgacCTCATCGCCCGGCTGGCAAACGCTCGTCATGATCCTTCAACAGAGCTAG
- a CDS encoding uncharacterized protein (ancestral locus Anc_8.590) → MSTPFGLDLGNNNSVLAVARNRGIDIVVNEVSNRSTPSLVGFGPKNRFLGEAGKTKQASNVKNTVENLKRIVGLGYSDRDFEEESKYFTTKLVKLEDGKVGAEVKLAGETKVFSGTQLAAMFIDKVKNTVKEEIKAPITDVCLAVPTWYTEEQRYNIADAARIAGLNPVRIVNDVTAAAVSYGVFKTDLPEGDEKPRYVAFVDIGHSTYTCSIIAFKKGEAKVLGTAYDKHFGGRNFDRAITEHFAAEFKTKYKIDIHENAKAYNRVLTAAEKLKKVLSANTAAPFSVESVMNDIDCSSQLTREELEELVAPLLERVTEPVTKALAQAKLTAEEVDFVEIIGGTTRIPTLKNSISKAFGKPLSTTMNQDETIAKGAAFICAIHSPTLRVRPFKFEDIHPYSVSYYWDKQVEDEDHLEVFPAGSAFPSTKLITLHRTGDFVMEAKYTNKDELPENTPVHIAKWEISGVQVPEGETSVPVKLKLRCDPSGLHTVEDAYTLEDITVKEEIPLPEDAPEDAEPEYKEVTKTVKKDTLTITPHTFALSTKELNALIEQENEMYAQDKLVAETEDRKNALEEYIYNLRGKLDEEYAEFASDAEKTKLQDLLAKAEDWLYDEGYDSTKGKYIAKYEELASLGNIIRGRYLAKEEEKKQAARAKNEAAKMAELSEKLAAQRKAEAESKKNESKEDAEGDVELD, encoded by the coding sequence ATGAGTACTCCATTTGGTTTGGATCTAGGTAACAACAACTCTGTGTTGGCAGTTGCAAGAAATAGAGGTATTGACATTGTGGTCAATGAGGTTTCGAACCGTTCGACCCCCTCTTTGGTTGGGTTTGGTCCTAAGAACAGATTTCTTGGTGAAGCCGGTAAGACCAAGCAGGCATCGAATGTGAAAAACACTGtggaaaacttgaagagaaTTGTTGGTTTGGGATACTCTGACAGGGACTTCGAAGAGGAATCTAAGTACTTTACCACCAAATTGGTTAAGTTGGAGGACGGCAAGGTTGGTGCCGAGGTGAAACTTGCTGGTGAGACGAAGGTGTTCTCCGGTACCCAACTTGCTGCTATGTTCATCGACAAGGTGAAGAATACTGTTAAGGAGGAGATTAAGGCTCCGATCACCGATGTGTGCCTTGCTGTTCCTACTTGGTACACCGAGGAGCAACGCTACAACATTGCAGATGCGGCCAGAATTGCCGGGTTGAACCCAGTGAGAATCGTCAACGATGTCACCGCAGCTGCCGTCTCTTATGGTGTGTTCAAGACCGACTTGCCAGAGGGCGATGAGAAACCAAGATACGTCGCTTTCGTCGATATCGGTCACTCCACTTACACTTGCTCCATCATCGCGTTCAAGAAAGGCGAGGCCAAGGTCTTGGGTACCGCTTACGACAAACACTTTGGTGGTAGAAACTTTGACCGCGCTATCACTGAGCACTTTGCTGCCGAGTTCAAGACGAAGTACAAGATCGACATTCACGAGAACGCCAAGGCCTACAACAGAGTCTTGACGGCTGCtgagaaactgaagaaagtgCTATCTGCAAACACTGCCGCTCCATTCTCTGTCGAATCTGTCATGAACGACATTGACTGCTCTTCTCAATTAACCCGTGAGGAGTTGGAAGAGTTGGTCGCCCCACTCTTGGAGCGTGTCACAGAGCCAGTCACCAAAGCTCTAGCACAAGCTAAGTTGACTGCCGAAGAGGTCgattttgtcgaaatcATTGGTGGTACTACCCGTATCccaactttgaagaactccATCTCCAAGGCATTCGGTAAGCCATTGTCTACTACTATGAACCAGGATGAAACTATTGCTAAAGGTGCCGCTTTCATCTGTGCTATCCACTCCCCAACTTTGAGAGTTAGACCATTCAAGTTCGAAGATATTCACCCATACTCCGTTTCATACTATTGGGATAAGCAggttgaagatgaagaccATTTGGAAGTTTTCCCAGCTGGCTCTGCCTTCCCATCTACTAAGCTAATTACGTTGCATCGTACCGGTGACTTTGTTATGGAAGCTAAGTACACTAACAAGGATGAGCTACCAGAAAACACTCCCGTCCACATCGCCAAATGGGAGATTTCCGGTGTCCAAGTACCTGAAGGTGAGACTTCTGTTCCAGTTAAATTGAAGCTAAGATGCGATCCTTCCGGTTTGCACACTGTTGAAGACGCTTATACTTTGGAGGACATCACCGTTAAGGAAGAGATTCCTTTGCCAGAGGATGCGCCAGAGGATGCTGAACCAGAATACAAGGAAGTTACCAAGACTGTCAAGAAGGACACTCTAACCATTACCCCTCACACTTTTGCTTTGAGCACCAAGGAATTGAACGCTTTGATCGAGCAAGAGAACGAGATGTATGCACAAGATAAGTTGGTTGCTGAAACAGAAGACCGTAAGAATGCTTTGGAAGAATACATTTACAATTTGCGTGGTAAACTTGACGAAGAATACGCTGAATTTGCTTCcgatgctgaaaagacCAAGCTTCAAGACTTGTTGGCTAAAGCTGAGGACTGGCTATACGACGAAGGTTATGACTCCACTAAGGGTAAATACATTGCCAAGTACGAAGAACTCGCATCTCTAGGTAACATTATCAGAGGCAGATACCTCGccaaggaggaagagaaaaagcaAGCTGCAAGAGCTAAGAACGAGGCCGCTAAGATGGCTGAATTGTCTGAAAAGCTTGCGgctcaaagaaaagccGAAGCCGAATCTAAGAAGAATGAATCTAAGGAGGATGCCGAAGGCGATGTCGAATTGGATTAG
- the DPC25 gene encoding Dpc25p (ancestral locus Anc_8.591): protein MPLVLFERCLLATTGRIRFLTSSSRCRMTFEGNTEGLRGTPEERMSTVFGGRLKGEAPTSTSRIVSGGVKVIAGVSVPAKPVEPDNCCMSGCVNCVWEVFSEDIREWKRQRKLAASRIKNTDQVWPANWNPPLSMLCLKNVPESLKTDKIRLDKQAKKAAGQSASLFPERTTPLPKSVIEAKRRNALRHGKAARTAQSEIDGDEEGWQDVPVYIRAFAEFERKKKLAKQQKEGRSGSQ, encoded by the coding sequence ATGCCCCTGGTTTTATTTGAGAGATGCTTGCTTGCAACTACTGGTCGAATTCGATTCCTGACTTCCTCGTCGAGATGTAGGATGACCTTTGAAGGAAATACGGAAGGATTACGAGGGACTCCAGAGGAAAGGATGTCAACTGTTTTTGGTGGCCGACTGAAAGGTGAAGCTCCCACGTCTACGAGTCGTATAGTCTCCGGCGGAGTGAAAGTGATAGCTGGGGTTTCTGTGCCAGCGAAACCTGTAGAACCCGATAACTGCTGCATGTCCGGATGTGTCAATTGCGTGTGGGAGGTGTTTAGTGAGGATATTAGGGAATGGAAACGGCAGAGGAAGCTTGCTGCTTCTCGAATAAAGAACACTGATCAGGTCTGGCCAGCAAACTGGAATCCGCCGCTATCAATGCTGTGCTTGAAGAACGTACCAGAATCACTGAAGACCGACAAGATTCGGCTTGATAAGCAGGCTAAGAAAGCCGCAGGCCAATCAGCGAGTTTGTTTCCTGAGCGCACCACACCATTGCCCAAGAGTGTCATTGAGGCCAAGAGGAGGAACGCTCTACGTCATGGAAAGGCTGCTAGAACTGCTCAAAGTGAGATAGATGGGGACGAAGAGGGCTGGCAGGATGTACCAGTGTACATCAGGGCTTTCGCTGAATTCGAAcgaaagaagaagttggcGAAACAGCAGAAGGAAGGCAGGAGCGGCTCCCAATAA
- the PEX32 gene encoding Pex32p (ancestral locus Anc_8.592) — MGSKSDQEKVFRCQAKFVYNHGQKPTLTFVTPSNLSSVLYRFYPLLIIVDGALSNAMWVCEDKCLPFIHLVMVCFVVNLLTFTERGAGVSWVSLSDIFMCWLGLMSAFLLLLTFAYYVLTIYQDLRDSEPPTLDDIVIVLESVLDKLGTMRAEVLGKALDTRNWVNLVKLALFFTPLHYALMKVVTIRTYVMWMTILAMLYHSTWFQCTLKLFWRVYAVRKAYYTLTSLFGDNRHIQRSPLIDAQTAIDLCHSFMYIPRTDSIAMLRGHRLQLHLQKLYPWSESIPTSSRNDTAQPHITIIDLTIYENQRKWKDQGWSSKMLSYEKPSFCMKIDGRLIACKSPWQFQEGLPADWMWLDDCWRPIGWIYSDTNWLVTGDRDSLESFTRTKIWKRRAFKE; from the coding sequence aTGGGATCCAAAAGTGACCAAGAAAAGGTGTTCCGTTGCCAGGCAAAGTTTGTATACAACCATGGCCAGAAACCGACCTTGACCTTTGTCACTCCCAGCAATCTGTCGAGTGTCCTCTATCGATTCTACCCTCTGCTAATAATTGTCGATGGTGCCCTGAGTAATGCCATGTGGGTTTGTGAGGACAAGTGTCTCCCGTTTATCCATCTGGTTATGGTATGTTTCGTGGTTAACCTGCTGACGTTTACTGAGCGAGGAGCTGGCGTAAGCTGGGTTAGTTTGAGCGACATCTTTATGTGCTGGCTGGGACTAATGAGTGCTTTTCTACTGTTGCTCACTTTTGCCTACTACGTATTGACCATTTACCAAGACCTCAGAGACTCAGAACCGCCCACGCTGGATGACATCGTCATTGTTCTGGAATCAGTTCTAGATAAACTGGGGACTATGCGGGCAGAAGTACTTGGAAAAGCGCTCGATACAAGAAACTGGGTCAACCTGGTAAAACTTGCCTTATTCTTCACACCGCTTCATTATGCGCTCATGAAAGTGGTCACGATAAGAACATATGTCATGTGGATGACAATTCTGGCGATGCTTTATCACTCGACATGGTTCCAATGTACCTTGAAGTTGTTCTGGAGGGTGTATGCAGTTCGCAAAGCATATTACACTTTGACATCGTTATTTGGCGACAATCGTCACATCCAGCGGTCGCCTCTGATCGACGCCCAAACTGCCATTGATTTATGCCACTCGTTCATGTACATACCTCGCACCGATTCCATAGCAATGCTAAGAGGTCACAGGCTTCAGCTGCATCTACAGAAATTATATCCTTGGTCTGAGTCGATACCGacaagcagcaggaacGATACCGCACAGCCACACATCACTATCATAGATTTGACAATCTACGAGAATCAAAGGAAATGGAAAGACCAAGGCTGGTCATCAAAAATGCTCAGCTACGAGAAGCCGAGCTTCTGCATGAAGATCGATGGTCGCTTAATCGCATGCAAGTCACCTTGGCAGTTCCAAGAGGGACTGCCGGCGGACTGGATGTGGCTGGATGATTGCTGGCGACCAATCGGCTGGATCTACTCGGACACCAATTGGCTTGTCACAGGTGACAGAGACTCGCTCGAGAGCTTTACAAGAACCAAGATCTGGAAACGAAGAGCCTTCAAGGAGTGA
- the POP7 gene encoding ribonuclease P/MRP protein subunit POP7 (ancestral locus Anc_8.593), which translates to MVHAKLIRKLPSVKVLTRKQIKTTMYVKSNTPYISALKRIKKFLRDLEKNGASYVVVLGMGKATEKTLSLGCHFEQQLGKKVEVLTRTVELVDEVSAESEESIENEDLRDIDRETTLKKRCVSGVELRVYP; encoded by the coding sequence ATGGTTCATGCCAAGCTGATAAGAAAGCTTCCGTCTGTGAAGGTGCTGACTAGGAAGCAGATCAAGACCACCATGTACGTCAAGTCGAATACTCCGTATATCAGCGCCCTGAAGCGaatcaagaagtttctgcGCGATCTAGAGAAGAATGGGGCCTCCTACGTTGTGGTTCTCGGCATGGGGAAGGCCACTGAGAAGACATTGTCGCTTGGATGCCATTTCGAGCAGCAACTAGGTAAGAAAGTGGAGGTATTAACAAGAACGGTCGAGTTGGTCGACGAAGTATCGGCAGAGAGTGAAGAATCAATCGAGAATGAGGATCTTCGCGACATTGACCGAGAAAcgacattgaagaaacgTTGCGTGAGCGGAGTCGAGCTTCGGGTGTACCCATGA